One window of the Pseudofrankia sp. DC12 genome contains the following:
- a CDS encoding alkaline phosphatase family protein produces the protein MPSSERTYAVRTGSVQPGAVPSPSEALGPASSPRAGQAAAVAVLTAPDLAHIVDLVAWVADGWLHVANAAGSARLPVTAPQDAWQVLAGRNPVGRQDPLHGVPRATALADPSPPNERNSYPLAGPRLLSVFADPTRSPDLVVVHTAGHYWPDRGGHLGEHGSLDAGQSRAPLLFSGAGVRARGLLARHARVVDLAPTLAALAGAPMPDVEGTPLAELLEAELSAAPPRHVVGLLWDGTNCSDLLELVSEGELPNVARLLGRGCALTGGAIAEFPSVTLTNHTSALTGVGPGRHGILNNVYFDRASGEQVVTNEVRVWHKACDQLRPGVRTVFEAIGAARPGAMTACVNEPIDRGATYSTFELVRAMESLDGPGGIADHLPADDGDPHTSHEWTAADSDYAWSSRVDALGLRQMLDLWATGEPPAFTWWNTTATDTGHHGGGPYSPQSRASMLDADRRLGAFLDLVEARGLTEQTAVVLTADHGSEAARTSCLGDWDEALRAAGIDFRDEGYGFLYLGEAAGPLPPEPRRSAEG, from the coding sequence GTGCCAAGCAGCGAGCGGACCTATGCCGTCCGAACCGGTTCCGTGCAGCCCGGAGCCGTGCCCAGCCCGTCCGAGGCCCTCGGCCCGGCCAGCTCACCCCGCGCGGGCCAGGCGGCGGCCGTCGCCGTGCTGACCGCCCCCGACCTGGCGCACATCGTCGACCTGGTCGCCTGGGTGGCGGACGGCTGGCTGCACGTCGCGAACGCGGCGGGTTCCGCCCGGCTGCCGGTGACGGCTCCCCAGGACGCCTGGCAGGTACTGGCCGGCCGCAACCCGGTCGGGCGGCAGGACCCGCTGCACGGCGTCCCGCGCGCCACGGCGCTCGCCGACCCGTCACCGCCGAACGAGCGCAACTCCTACCCGCTCGCCGGGCCGCGCCTGCTGTCGGTGTTCGCCGACCCGACCCGCTCGCCCGACCTGGTCGTCGTCCACACCGCCGGCCACTACTGGCCCGACCGGGGTGGCCACCTCGGCGAGCACGGCTCGCTGGACGCCGGCCAGTCCCGCGCCCCGCTGCTGTTCTCCGGCGCCGGCGTGCGCGCCCGCGGCCTGCTCGCGAGGCATGCCCGAGTCGTCGACCTCGCCCCGACCCTGGCCGCGCTCGCCGGCGCCCCGATGCCGGACGTCGAGGGCACGCCTCTCGCCGAGCTGCTGGAAGCGGAGCTGTCCGCCGCGCCGCCGCGGCACGTGGTCGGTCTGCTCTGGGACGGCACCAACTGCAGCGACCTGCTGGAGCTGGTGAGCGAGGGCGAGCTGCCCAACGTCGCCCGGCTGCTCGGGCGAGGCTGCGCGCTGACTGGCGGCGCGATCGCCGAGTTCCCCAGCGTCACGCTGACCAACCACACCTCGGCGTTGACCGGGGTCGGGCCGGGCCGGCACGGGATCCTGAACAACGTCTACTTCGACCGGGCCTCTGGTGAGCAGGTCGTCACCAACGAGGTGCGCGTCTGGCACAAGGCCTGCGACCAGCTGCGGCCGGGCGTGCGGACCGTGTTCGAGGCGATCGGGGCCGCGCGGCCCGGGGCGATGACCGCCTGCGTGAACGAGCCGATCGACCGCGGCGCGACCTACTCGACCTTCGAGCTGGTCCGCGCGATGGAGAGCCTCGACGGCCCCGGGGGCATCGCCGACCACCTGCCGGCCGACGACGGGGATCCGCACACCAGCCACGAGTGGACCGCCGCGGACTCGGACTACGCCTGGTCGAGCCGGGTCGACGCGCTGGGGCTTCGGCAGATGCTCGACCTCTGGGCGACCGGCGAGCCGCCGGCCTTCACCTGGTGGAACACCACCGCGACCGACACCGGCCACCACGGGGGCGGCCCCTACTCGCCGCAGTCGCGCGCGTCGATGCTGGACGCGGACCGGCGCCTCGGCGCCTTCCTCGACCTGGTCGAGGCTCGTGGGCTGACGGAGCAGACCGCGGTGGTGCTCACCGCCGACCACGGCAGCGAGGCGGCCAGGACGAGCTGCCTCGGTGACTGGGACGAGGCCCTGCGCGCCGCCGGCATCGACTTCCGGGACGAGGGCTACGGATTTCTCTACCTGGGGGAGGCGGCCGGCCCACTCCCGCCCGAGCCGCGCCGGTCGGCCGAGGGGTGA
- a CDS encoding WhiB family transcriptional regulator: MFDPSIMARIELERLSLPCWDADPDLFFAESPTDVETAKAICIDCPVRLACLSTALDRNEPWGVWGGELVVTGVVVPRKRPRGRPRKVVAA; encoded by the coding sequence GTGTTCGACCCCTCGATCATGGCCCGGATCGAGCTGGAGCGTCTCTCGCTACCCTGCTGGGACGCTGACCCCGACCTGTTCTTCGCTGAGTCCCCGACGGACGTCGAGACCGCGAAGGCCATCTGCATCGACTGCCCAGTCCGGCTGGCCTGCCTGTCGACCGCGCTCGACCGGAACGAGCCGTGGGGCGTGTGGGGCGGTGAGCTCGTGGTCACCGGAGTAGTGGTCCCGCGCAAGCGTCCCCGTGGGCGCCCCCGCAAGGTGGTCGCGGCCTGA
- a CDS encoding ATP-dependent DNA helicase UvrD2, translating into MSGELSASSRPSTQAPAPRPAGGDAVAESDGWGLDPEQRAAVFAPLGPVCILAGAGTGKTRTITRRIAHLTGQGVPGGQILAVTFTTRAAGELRARLRGMDVEGVQARTFHAAALRQLSYFWPKVAGTALPSLVDSRIPLIAKAAGGRRPDRSELRDLATEVEWAKATMVTPEDYPVAAGKSGRDTVWPPDAVAALYAGYEKAKRAAGVLDFDDLLLLTAAVIEEHSWVATELRTQYRHFVVDEYQDVNPLQQRVLDAWLGDRDSLCVVGDPNQTIYSFSGASPRYLVEFPRRYPEATVVSLVRDYRSTPQVVALANALLDGTGPAGTVAGGPGGLAAPGGSAQVPARRPALVAMRPPGPEPALLECADEAAEAKAVVARIGALLALGVPASEIAVLYRINAASEAYEEAIGAAGLPYLVKGGERFFDRPEVRDAIRLLRAAVRSAEADRPAGLAEVVADVLRAGGWRATAPTAGAERERWENLAALHRLAVGLAATEPEAGLGRFVAELADRATHQHVPTVEGVTLASLHAAKGLEWDAVFLVGLADGMVPLVHAQSDEEIEEERRLLYVGVTRARVHLTLSWALARTVGGRPRRRSRFLDGLRPARARPTPARAARDERAGDVRARVRAAVRCRVCGQALSGAAARAGRCETCPSRVDRALLNRLRAWRAAKAEELRQPAFVILTDATLEAIAESRPASPADLVALPGIGQVKLDRYGAEVLALVTGV; encoded by the coding sequence ATGTCCGGTGAGCTGTCCGCCTCGTCCCGCCCCAGCACCCAGGCACCGGCGCCGCGGCCGGCCGGCGGCGACGCGGTGGCCGAGTCCGACGGCTGGGGCCTGGACCCGGAGCAGCGCGCGGCGGTGTTCGCGCCGCTGGGGCCGGTGTGCATTCTCGCCGGCGCCGGGACCGGCAAGACCAGGACCATCACCCGCCGGATCGCGCACCTCACCGGCCAGGGCGTGCCCGGCGGCCAGATTCTGGCCGTCACCTTCACCACCCGGGCCGCCGGCGAGCTGCGTGCCCGGCTGCGCGGCATGGACGTCGAGGGCGTGCAGGCGCGGACCTTCCACGCGGCCGCGTTGCGCCAGTTGTCCTACTTCTGGCCGAAGGTCGCCGGCACCGCGCTTCCGTCGCTGGTCGACAGCCGGATCCCCCTGATCGCGAAGGCGGCCGGCGGGCGCCGGCCGGACCGCTCCGAACTGCGTGACCTCGCCACCGAGGTCGAGTGGGCGAAGGCGACCATGGTGACCCCCGAGGACTACCCGGTCGCCGCCGGGAAGTCGGGTCGGGACACCGTCTGGCCGCCGGACGCGGTCGCGGCGCTGTACGCCGGCTACGAGAAGGCGAAACGGGCCGCCGGCGTGCTCGACTTCGACGACCTCCTGCTGCTGACGGCTGCCGTCATCGAGGAGCACTCCTGGGTCGCCACCGAGCTGCGCACCCAGTACCGCCACTTCGTCGTCGACGAGTACCAGGACGTCAACCCGTTGCAGCAGCGGGTGCTGGACGCCTGGCTCGGCGACCGGGACAGCCTGTGCGTCGTAGGCGACCCGAACCAGACCATCTACTCGTTCAGCGGCGCCTCGCCGCGTTACCTGGTCGAGTTCCCGCGCCGCTACCCGGAGGCGACGGTCGTCTCGCTGGTCCGGGACTACCGCTCGACGCCGCAGGTCGTCGCCCTGGCCAATGCCCTCCTCGACGGCACCGGGCCGGCGGGGACGGTGGCCGGCGGGCCTGGCGGCTTGGCGGCCCCCGGCGGCTCGGCGCAGGTGCCCGCGCGCAGGCCGGCGCTGGTCGCGATGCGCCCCCCGGGGCCCGAGCCGGCGCTGCTGGAGTGTGCGGACGAGGCGGCCGAGGCGAAAGCGGTGGTCGCCCGCATCGGGGCGCTGCTCGCCCTCGGCGTGCCGGCGAGCGAGATAGCCGTGCTGTACCGGATCAACGCCGCGTCCGAGGCCTACGAAGAGGCCATCGGCGCGGCCGGCCTGCCGTACCTGGTGAAGGGCGGCGAAAGGTTCTTTGACCGGCCGGAGGTCCGGGACGCCATCCGCCTTCTGCGGGCCGCGGTGCGCTCGGCCGAGGCCGACCGCCCCGCCGGGCTCGCCGAGGTCGTCGCCGACGTGCTGCGCGCGGGCGGCTGGCGGGCGACGGCGCCGACGGCCGGCGCCGAGCGGGAGCGCTGGGAGAACCTGGCCGCGCTGCACCGGCTCGCCGTCGGCCTCGCCGCCACCGAGCCTGAGGCCGGCCTGGGGCGGTTCGTCGCCGAGCTGGCCGACCGGGCCACCCACCAGCACGTCCCCACCGTCGAGGGGGTCACGCTGGCGTCGCTGCACGCGGCGAAGGGCCTCGAGTGGGACGCGGTGTTCCTGGTCGGCCTGGCCGACGGGATGGTGCCGCTCGTACACGCCCAGAGCGACGAGGAGATCGAGGAGGAGCGCCGCCTGCTCTACGTCGGGGTCACCCGGGCCCGGGTGCACCTGACGCTGTCGTGGGCGCTGGCCCGGACCGTGGGTGGCCGGCCCCGGCGGCGGTCCCGGTTCCTCGACGGGCTGCGCCCCGCGCGGGCCCGCCCCACGCCGGCCCGGGCCGCGCGGGACGAGCGGGCCGGCGACGTCCGGGCCCGCGTCCGGGCCGCGGTGCGCTGCCGGGTGTGCGGGCAGGCGCTCAGCGGGGCCGCGGCGCGCGCCGGCCGCTGCGAGACCTGCCCGAGCCGGGTCGACCGGGCCCTGCTGAACCGGCTGCGGGCCTGGCGGGCGGCGAAGGCCGAGGAGCTGCGCCAGCCAGCGTTCGTCATCCTGACCGACGCGACGCTGGAGGCGATCGCCGAGAGCCGCCCCGCTAGCCCCGCCGACCTCGTCGCCCTCCCCGGCATCGGCCAGGTGAAGCTCGACCGTTACGGCGCGGAGGTGCTGGCGCTGGTGACCGGGGTCTAG
- a CDS encoding mycoredoxin, translated as MLTMYSTSWCGYCKRLKRQLDDAGIGHQVVDIESDPTAEQLVREANNGNATVPTVVFPDGTVMTNPSLRQVTEKVTSAA; from the coding sequence GTGCTCACGATGTACAGCACCAGCTGGTGCGGCTACTGCAAGCGGCTAAAGCGGCAGCTGGACGACGCAGGCATCGGCCATCAGGTCGTCGACATCGAGTCCGACCCGACGGCTGAGCAACTTGTCCGCGAAGCGAACAACGGCAACGCGACCGTACCCACGGTCGTCTTCCCGGATGGGACCGTGATGACGAATCCGTCCCTCCGCCAGGTCACCGAGAAAGTCACTTCTGCCGCATAA
- a CDS encoding ANTAR domain-containing protein: MEATAFVEISTTTATYLQVAGTLPGLEPGTQVPRAASLVARVLDGAPAIGTGAAEASLVDTDEHERLGVRSHVVVPVLTDAGELAGLLVGLDRGGVDIAPTALPLLRGIADGLGAAWPAGAVRQPANAGPEAAGPEPVGPEASAGQGPGPAPAQPGLALPATTPQAAPTPPASTGSMPMPPTSTTPAPPPGPGRETPIPTPPGAAASPPPPGAAGSPPPPGAAGSPMPFGAGRAPRPGPPPRPGPRPSPPARAAVARPAQPPSAPPAAMPEPGAELRLRRTSAGWVVEGPGTDVRPVGDLISAMVLADLLAEDLNPPGRPRRADRELGEIEKLRLSVVQLEHALASRVIVEQAIGVLAERHHIKPRDAFERLRRTARGMGRRVHDLARQVVESVSDPRVTLPGELGGRPGPGAAGGPGPGGPTPRPTPPRPAPSRH, translated from the coding sequence ATGGAGGCGACCGCGTTCGTGGAGATTTCCACGACGACGGCCACCTATCTGCAGGTCGCTGGGACGCTGCCCGGCCTTGAACCCGGCACGCAGGTCCCGCGCGCGGCGAGCCTGGTCGCCCGCGTCCTCGACGGTGCCCCGGCCATCGGCACCGGCGCCGCCGAAGCGAGCCTGGTGGACACGGACGAGCACGAGCGCCTCGGGGTGCGCAGCCATGTCGTCGTCCCGGTGCTGACCGACGCGGGCGAGCTGGCCGGGCTGCTGGTGGGGCTGGACCGGGGTGGCGTCGACATCGCGCCGACCGCGCTGCCACTGCTGCGCGGCATCGCCGACGGGCTGGGCGCGGCCTGGCCGGCCGGCGCCGTCCGCCAGCCGGCCAATGCCGGTCCGGAAGCGGCAGGGCCGGAACCAGTGGGGCCGGAAGCTTCCGCCGGCCAGGGCCCCGGCCCGGCGCCGGCGCAACCCGGGCTGGCCCTCCCGGCTACGACACCGCAGGCGGCACCGACGCCGCCCGCGTCGACGGGATCGATGCCGATGCCACCCACGAGCACCACCCCCGCGCCGCCGCCCGGTCCTGGGCGCGAAACCCCCATCCCGACCCCGCCGGGGGCCGCCGCTTCGCCACCCCCACCCGGCGCCGCCGGCTCGCCACCTCCGCCGGGGGCCGCGGGATCGCCGATGCCGTTCGGGGCGGGGCGGGCACCTCGGCCGGGCCCGCCGCCCAGGCCGGGGCCCCGGCCGAGTCCCCCAGCCCGCGCGGCAGTCGCCCGGCCAGCGCAGCCCCCGAGCGCGCCGCCCGCCGCGATGCCCGAGCCCGGCGCCGAGCTACGGCTGCGGCGCACCAGTGCGGGCTGGGTCGTGGAGGGACCGGGGACGGATGTCCGGCCGGTCGGAGACCTGATCTCGGCCATGGTGCTCGCCGACCTGCTGGCGGAGGACCTGAACCCGCCCGGCCGCCCGCGTCGCGCCGACCGCGAGCTCGGTGAGATCGAGAAGCTGCGGCTGTCCGTGGTGCAGCTGGAGCACGCACTCGCCTCCCGGGTCATCGTGGAGCAAGCGATCGGCGTGCTGGCCGAACGTCACCACATCAAGCCGCGGGACGCGTTCGAGCGGCTGCGGCGCACGGCACGCGGCATGGGACGGCGGGTCCACGACCTGGCCCGCCAGGTCGTCGAATCAGTCAGCGACCCGCGGGTCACCCTGCCGGGCGAGCTCGGCGGGCGGCCGGGCCCCGGCGCCGCCGGCGGTCCCGGCCCAGGTGGCCCGACGCCGCGGCCGACGCCGCCGCGACCAGCCCCAAGCCGGCACTGA
- a CDS encoding pitrilysin family protein: MTTTTGRASIIPAVRPTLPAELPAVAERILPNGLRVLVVARDSVPLVELRLRIPFAGLGADHAARAELLTETIFTGTARRDRVEIATAVQALGGALSTGVDADRLAIVGSALATNLNPLLGILAEVLTEPTYPDDEFVGERDRVVEDATMALSQPAVIAREALLGRMFPGHPYGSALVEPAILAEVGVGAVRDLHDARISPRGAILTLVGDVETQAALDAVSAALGGWTGGEPEKMPTVPTLATGPIVIVNRPGAVQTNIRLGGVALDRSEPGYPAQRLANTIFGGYFSSRLVDNIREDKGYTYSPRSSVDHYLAGSRFTVAADVATDATGPAMVEILYELGRMAVLAPSADELEAARQYSVGTMALGSATAAGLASTLSGLAGAGIGVEYLRDHPAALTKVTAEEVLAVAGGLLAPTKLVAVLVGDAEKITSAVAALGAVTTAG, encoded by the coding sequence ATGACGACGACGACCGGGCGCGCGAGCATCATCCCGGCCGTCCGCCCGACACTGCCGGCCGAGCTGCCTGCGGTGGCGGAACGGATACTGCCCAACGGGCTGCGGGTGCTGGTGGTCGCGCGCGACAGCGTGCCGCTGGTCGAGCTGCGGCTGCGTATCCCGTTCGCCGGCCTGGGCGCCGACCACGCCGCCCGCGCCGAGCTGCTCACCGAGACGATCTTCACTGGGACCGCGCGGCGGGACCGGGTCGAGATCGCGACCGCGGTGCAGGCGCTCGGTGGCGCCCTGTCGACCGGTGTCGACGCCGACCGGCTGGCGATCGTCGGCTCGGCGCTGGCGACGAACCTGAACCCGCTGCTGGGCATCCTCGCCGAGGTGCTGACGGAACCGACCTACCCGGACGACGAGTTCGTCGGCGAGCGCGACCGGGTGGTCGAGGACGCCACGATGGCGCTCAGCCAACCGGCGGTGATCGCCCGGGAGGCGCTGCTCGGGCGGATGTTCCCCGGGCACCCCTACGGCAGCGCGCTCGTCGAGCCGGCGATCCTCGCCGAGGTCGGCGTCGGCGCGGTCCGCGACCTGCACGACGCCCGGATCTCGCCGCGTGGCGCGATCCTCACGCTCGTCGGCGACGTCGAGACGCAGGCCGCGCTGGACGCCGTCAGTGCCGCGCTCGGCGGCTGGACCGGCGGTGAACCCGAGAAGATGCCGACCGTGCCGACCCTGGCCACCGGCCCCATAGTCATCGTCAACCGGCCCGGCGCGGTGCAGACCAACATCCGCCTGGGTGGCGTCGCCCTCGACCGCTCCGAGCCCGGCTACCCGGCGCAACGGCTGGCGAACACCATCTTCGGCGGCTACTTCAGCTCCCGGCTGGTGGACAACATCCGCGAGGACAAGGGCTACACCTACTCGCCACGCAGCTCCGTCGACCACTACCTCGCCGGCTCCCGGTTCACCGTCGCCGCCGACGTGGCGACCGACGCGACCGGCCCGGCGATGGTGGAGATCCTCTACGAGCTCGGCCGGATGGCGGTGCTCGCGCCGTCGGCCGACGAGCTCGAAGCGGCGCGGCAGTACTCGGTCGGGACGATGGCGCTCGGCAGCGCGACGGCCGCGGGGCTCGCGTCGACGCTCTCCGGGCTCGCGGGAGCGGGAATCGGGGTCGAGTACCTGCGTGACCACCCGGCCGCGCTGACGAAGGTGACCGCCGAGGAGGTGCTCGCCGTCGCCGGCGGCCTGCTCGCGCCGACGAAGCTGGTCGCCGTGCTTGTCGGCGACGCCGAGAAGATCACCAGCGCGGTCGCGGCCCTCGGCGCGGTCACCACGGCCGGCTGA
- a CDS encoding pitrilysin family protein, producing the protein MTSLPSPAYPLEKSRLDNGLRVVLAPDSTAPVVAVAVHYDVGFRSEPEGRTGFAHLFEHMMFQGSEHVGKAEHPKYVQAAGGIFNGSTHPDHTDYYELLPAGALELALFLEADRMRAPKITRENLDNQIAVVQEEIRVNVMNRPYGGFPWITLPPVAFDTFPNAHNGYGDFSELEASSLDDAEDFFDKFYAPGNAVLTIAGDFAVAEAAKLVERYFGDIAARAVPERRSFAEPVRARERRSQLVDKLAPRPALAIGYRTPDPDTDLTAFLAHFLLTDVLTSGDASRLERRLVQHDRSVIGISSYVGTFGDPFDQRDPLLLTIEARHPAESSVDTIMGAIDEELDRVATDGLDDGELERVRARVASGLLREADDALGRALAFGAFELHRGRPETLNELPALLSEVTAEAVSAAAAALRTQGRSVLELQAGATA; encoded by the coding sequence ATGACCTCCCTGCCCTCGCCCGCCTACCCCCTGGAGAAGTCCCGGCTCGACAACGGGCTGCGGGTCGTGCTCGCCCCGGACTCGACGGCGCCCGTGGTGGCCGTCGCGGTTCATTACGACGTCGGTTTCCGGTCGGAGCCCGAGGGCCGGACCGGGTTCGCTCACCTGTTCGAGCACATGATGTTCCAGGGCAGCGAACATGTCGGGAAGGCCGAGCATCCGAAGTATGTGCAGGCAGCCGGCGGCATTTTTAACGGTTCGACGCACCCGGACCACACGGACTACTACGAGCTGCTTCCGGCCGGCGCTCTCGAGTTGGCGCTGTTCCTCGAAGCAGACCGGATGCGAGCCCCGAAGATCACTCGGGAGAACCTGGACAACCAGATCGCGGTCGTTCAGGAAGAAATCCGGGTAAACGTGATGAATCGCCCATATGGCGGCTTCCCGTGGATCACTCTGCCGCCGGTCGCGTTCGATACCTTCCCAAACGCGCACAACGGTTACGGCGACTTCAGCGAGCTTGAGGCGTCCAGTCTCGACGATGCCGAGGACTTCTTCGACAAGTTCTACGCGCCCGGCAACGCCGTCCTCACGATCGCCGGCGATTTCGCCGTCGCGGAGGCGGCGAAGCTCGTCGAGCGGTACTTCGGCGACATCGCGGCCCGCGCGGTCCCCGAGCGGCGCAGCTTCGCCGAGCCGGTCCGGGCGCGGGAGCGGCGCAGCCAGCTCGTCGACAAGCTGGCGCCCCGACCAGCCCTCGCGATCGGCTACCGGACGCCCGACCCGGACACCGACCTGACGGCCTTCCTCGCCCACTTTCTGCTGACCGACGTGCTGACCAGCGGCGACGCGAGCCGGCTGGAGCGCCGCCTGGTGCAGCACGACAGGTCCGTCATCGGGATCAGCAGCTACGTGGGCACGTTCGGTGACCCGTTCGACCAGCGGGACCCGCTGCTGCTGACGATCGAGGCCCGTCACCCGGCGGAGTCGTCGGTGGACACGATCATGGGCGCAATTGACGAGGAGCTCGACCGGGTCGCCACCGACGGGCTCGACGACGGCGAGCTGGAGCGGGTCCGCGCCCGGGTGGCCTCCGGCCTGCTGCGGGAGGCCGACGACGCGCTCGGCCGGGCCCTGGCCTTCGGCGCGTTCGAGCTGCACCGCGGCCGTCCGGAGACGCTCAACGAGCTGCCCGCCCTGCTGTCGGAGGTGACCGCGGAGGCGGTCTCGGCAGCGGCCGCCGCCCTGCGCACGCAGGGCCGTTCGGTGCTGGAACTGCAGGCGGGGGCGACGGCGTGA
- a CDS encoding nucleoside hydrolase produces the protein MRLVIDSDGGIDDAAAIVWLCGRPDVEIAAVTAVGGNVEVRQAARNLRIILEAAGRPDVPVHLGANPTGPAPHVPRPTFIHGEDGLGDVGLPDPRRGADQDTPAVEVLVQEMRRGASLLTLGPMTNLATAVRADTAAARSSRLTLMGGSTHAEGNARPSAEANVANDPLAAAVSLAAEWAAPPVMVGLNVTHQATLREVEFGALARRQTAAAAFLHGPLSFYRRNAGTLCAEGETPCHDLLAAMAAVRPDVLGVELLPVEVDTGGSAAWGQTVVDLRQLAWRHVGTAPQPAPATGSGPDGNAGGIGAPVAVGLTVDVDYFRAAVRQLAGESA, from the coding sequence ATGCGGCTGGTCATCGACAGCGACGGCGGGATCGACGACGCGGCGGCGATCGTGTGGTTGTGCGGGCGGCCGGACGTCGAGATCGCCGCCGTCACGGCCGTCGGCGGGAACGTCGAGGTGCGGCAGGCCGCACGCAACCTGCGGATCATCCTCGAGGCCGCCGGGCGGCCGGACGTGCCGGTCCACCTCGGCGCCAACCCGACCGGCCCGGCGCCGCACGTCCCGCGGCCGACCTTCATCCACGGCGAGGACGGGCTGGGCGACGTCGGCCTCCCGGACCCGCGCCGCGGGGCCGACCAGGACACCCCGGCCGTCGAGGTGCTGGTCCAGGAGATGCGCCGGGGCGCGTCGCTGCTGACGCTGGGACCCATGACGAACCTGGCCACGGCCGTCCGGGCCGACACCGCGGCGGCCCGGTCGAGCCGGCTGACGCTGATGGGCGGCAGCACCCACGCGGAGGGCAACGCCCGCCCGAGCGCCGAGGCCAACGTCGCGAACGACCCGCTGGCCGCGGCCGTCTCGCTGGCGGCCGAATGGGCGGCGCCGCCCGTGATGGTCGGTCTCAACGTCACGCACCAGGCGACGCTGCGCGAGGTCGAGTTCGGCGCGCTCGCCCGCCGGCAGACCGCGGCCGCCGCCTTCCTGCACGGACCGCTGTCGTTCTACCGCCGCAACGCCGGCACCCTGTGTGCCGAGGGCGAGACGCCGTGCCACGACCTGCTGGCCGCGATGGCGGCCGTGCGGCCGGACGTCCTCGGCGTGGAGCTGCTGCCCGTCGAGGTCGACACCGGTGGCAGCGCGGCCTGGGGCCAGACCGTCGTCGACCTGCGCCAGCTGGCCTGGCGCCACGTCGGCACGGCGCCGCAGCCGGCGCCCGCCACGGGAAGCGGGCCCGACGGCAACGCCGGGGGCATCGGCGCTCCGGTCGCGGTCGGCCTGACCGTCGACGTCGACTACTTCCGCGCGGCTGTCCGCCAGCTCGCGGGCGAGTCCGCCTGA
- a CDS encoding PucR family transcriptional regulator: protein MDAAVPTGQFPVGLGTLLSSELASVGEDIIDAIAAEVPAYARPLEGRFGLGVRAGVAEALRRFLSIVDGGPGDSADVAASREIYVRLGHGEFHAGRSLDNLLAAYRIGTRVAWRRFAEAARLRGELDAVGLVSLGETLFGYIDSVCAASAEGYALAQSADAGARERLWDRIGDLLLSGADPATVEDIAQAGSLRLPETVAAVLVPARAGAGGRRQPGLPTGCPSTTHGADLWLFVAGGEVRGPRLAGQLAGRSAVVGPTVVWPRAAASAERVRCAHAARAEGLLPADPADGPLFTDDHLAALLLSRAPDLLADLARSRLAPLDRLPERSRRRLAVTLLHWLTLHGQRGLIAERLHIHPQTVRYRVLQLRELFGDALDDPDARFELELVLRAGAAGFTPEENQ from the coding sequence GTGGATGCCGCTGTTCCGACGGGACAGTTTCCGGTCGGTCTGGGAACCCTGCTGAGCTCGGAACTGGCCTCGGTGGGTGAGGACATCATCGACGCGATCGCCGCCGAGGTGCCGGCCTATGCCCGTCCGCTGGAGGGTCGGTTCGGGCTGGGGGTGCGGGCCGGGGTCGCCGAGGCGCTGCGCCGGTTCCTGTCGATCGTCGACGGCGGGCCGGGCGATTCGGCGGACGTGGCGGCCAGCCGGGAGATCTACGTCCGGCTCGGGCACGGTGAGTTCCACGCCGGCCGCTCGCTGGACAACCTGCTAGCCGCCTACCGGATCGGCACCCGAGTGGCCTGGCGGCGGTTCGCCGAGGCGGCCCGGCTGCGCGGCGAGCTGGACGCCGTCGGCCTGGTGTCCCTGGGCGAGACGCTGTTCGGCTACATCGACAGCGTCTGCGCCGCGTCGGCCGAGGGCTACGCGCTGGCCCAGTCCGCGGATGCCGGTGCCCGGGAGCGGCTGTGGGACCGGATCGGTGATCTGCTGTTGTCCGGCGCCGACCCGGCGACCGTCGAGGACATCGCCCAGGCCGGCTCGCTGCGCCTGCCGGAGACCGTCGCCGCGGTCCTGGTCCCGGCGCGGGCCGGGGCCGGCGGCCGCCGGCAGCCCGGCCTGCCGACGGGCTGCCCGAGCACGACCCACGGCGCGGACCTGTGGCTGTTCGTGGCTGGCGGCGAGGTCCGCGGGCCGCGGCTGGCCGGCCAGCTCGCCGGCCGGTCGGCGGTCGTCGGTCCGACGGTGGTGTGGCCGCGCGCCGCGGCGAGCGCCGAACGGGTCCGCTGCGCCCACGCCGCACGCGCCGAGGGGCTGCTTCCGGCCGATCCCGCCGACGGGCCGCTGTTCACCGACGACCATCTGGCCGCGCTGTTGTTGAGCCGCGCCCCGGACCTGCTCGCCGATCTGGCCCGTAGCCGGCTCGCGCCACTCGACCGCCTGCCGGAGCGCAGCCGGCGCCGCCTGGCCGTCACCCTGCTGCACTGGCTCACGCTGCACGGCCAGCGTGGGCTGATCGCCGAGCGGCTGCACATCCACCCGCAGACCGTCCGGTACCGCGTCCTGCAGCTGCGCGAGCTTTTCGGTGACGCGCTCGATGACCCGGACGCCCGCTTCGAGCTGGAGCTGGTCCTGCGCGCCGGCGCGGCGGGGTTCACCCCCGAGGAGAACCAGTGA